A single genomic interval of Malania oleifera isolate guangnan ecotype guangnan chromosome 11, ASM2987363v1, whole genome shotgun sequence harbors:
- the LOC131167659 gene encoding uncharacterized protein LOC131167659, which produces MEDLGEKIDPKESNVKFEGNKNNMKTPIEEGINATEKLSKALQQVMVEILQDFRGQNHQPTHDVWTFKQFNCMNPPTFDGKTDPVDAEIWILEMEELLQILRCTDEQKVFYSSFKMRGEAKQWWYSMKLLLKQESGSAIITWERFKEVFFQRFFPKYIRDAKAKEFENLIQGNMTVQQYAAKFIELSRFALYMIPDELKKTRKFEEGLSPMIYNQVVVLQIKDFFELVNKATVVEMCQQRNTEMYNQRKRPMPQEVSSGRNQGPLKKKNNNLG; this is translated from the exons ATGGAAGACTTGGGAGAGAA AATTGACCCTAAAGAGAGCAACGTGAAATTTGAAGGAAACAAGAATAATATGAAGACTCCCATTGAAGAAGGCATCAATGCTACTGAGAAGCTAAGCAAGGCATTACAACAAGTCATGGTGGAGATTTTGCAAGACTTTAGGGGACAAAATCATCAACCTACTCACGATGTTTGGACTTTTAAACAGTTCAATTGCATGAACCCTCCGACCTTTGATGGAAAAACTGATCCGGTTGATGCAGAAATTTGGATCCTAGAAATGGAAGAATTACTACAAATCCTTCGCTGCACGGACGAACAAAAGGTGTTTTACTCTTCTTTTAAGATGAGGGGTGAAGCCAAACAATGGTGGTACTCAATGAAGCTTCTCCTAAAACAAGAATCAGGTTCAGCAATCATTACGTGGGAACGCTTCAAGGAGGTTTTCTTTCAACgattttttcccaaatatattaGAGATGCCAAAGCCAAAGAGTTTGAAAACTTAATACAAGGAAACATGACTGTCCAACAATATGCGGCGAAATTCATTGAGTTATCTCGTTTTGCATTGTATATGATTCCGGATGAGTTAAAGAAAACtcggaagtttgaagaaggcttgaGCCCAATGATATATAATCAAGTTGTGGTATTGCAAATTAAGGACTTCTTCGAATTGGTGAACAAAGCAACTGTTGTTGAGATGTGTCAACAAAGGAACACTGAGATGTATAACCAAagaaagaggcctatgcctcaAGAAGTTTCCTCTGGTAGAAATCAAGGTCctttgaagaagaaaaataacaACTTGGGCTAG